A part of Desulfofundulus salinus genomic DNA contains:
- a CDS encoding molybdopterin biosynthesis protein has protein sequence MALSKVTGKRDVYLDDRPWEEALEEYMAYLEQKGALNPGPPEVVAVEEARGRVTAAPVYARVSSPHYHAAAMDGYAVKAALTFGASETAPKRLAVGSEAIMVDTGDPLPEGCDAVIMVEDVHFVSSGVLEITQPVYPWQHVRPIGEDIVATEMIVPANHRVRPVDIGGLLAGGVTEIYVHPRPRVAILPTGTELVEPGRELRPGDIIDYNSRMLAGLVTGWGGVPVRKKITADDFEALRRSLLEALQESDIVLINAGSSAGSEDYTAEVIRSLGRVLVHGVATKPGKPVILGEVDGRPVIGVPGYPVSAYLCADLFVKPIIYKKLGSVPPARRKIEATVSRKLVSSLGVEEFVRVKLGQVGDKIIATPISRGAGIIMSLIRADGIVRVPRLSEGYGAGQAVPVELLRPLEEIKETTVIIGSHDIALDVLANYLRRLYPQASLSSAHVGSLAGLNALKRGEAHCAGTHLLDEETGEYNVSYIQRLLPDRGVVLVNLVYREQGLIVAKGNPKGIRGLEDLARPGVTFVNRQRGAGTRVLLDYHLKQLGISPDQINGYEREEYTHMAVAAAVAGGVDAGLGIRAAAVALGLDFIPLAEERYDLCIPREYWDTPYIQRLLTVMNLPEFRKEVQALGGYDLRDCGKVMWEQK, from the coding sequence ATGGCGTTGTCTAAGGTCACGGGCAAACGGGACGTTTATCTGGACGACCGGCCCTGGGAAGAAGCCCTGGAAGAATACATGGCTTACCTTGAGCAAAAGGGGGCACTCAATCCCGGCCCGCCCGAGGTGGTGGCGGTGGAGGAGGCCCGGGGCCGGGTGACGGCGGCTCCCGTTTATGCACGGGTGTCTTCGCCCCACTACCACGCGGCGGCCATGGACGGCTATGCGGTCAAGGCTGCCCTTACCTTTGGTGCTTCCGAAACTGCTCCCAAACGGCTGGCTGTGGGCAGCGAGGCCATCATGGTCGATACGGGTGATCCCCTCCCCGAAGGGTGCGATGCAGTGATCATGGTGGAGGACGTGCATTTTGTGTCCTCCGGAGTCCTGGAGATCACCCAACCGGTTTATCCCTGGCAGCACGTGCGGCCCATTGGGGAAGATATCGTCGCTACGGAAATGATCGTTCCCGCCAATCACCGGGTGCGCCCGGTGGACATCGGGGGGCTCCTGGCCGGCGGGGTAACGGAAATTTACGTCCACCCCCGGCCGCGGGTGGCCATTTTGCCTACCGGCACCGAACTGGTGGAGCCGGGTCGGGAGCTGAGGCCCGGGGATATTATCGACTACAACAGCCGGATGCTGGCAGGCCTGGTGACCGGGTGGGGGGGCGTTCCGGTCCGCAAAAAAATCACCGCCGATGATTTTGAGGCCCTGCGCCGGTCCCTGCTGGAAGCCCTGCAGGAATCCGATATAGTGCTCATCAATGCCGGCTCTTCGGCCGGCAGCGAGGACTACACGGCGGAAGTAATTAGAAGCCTGGGCCGGGTGCTGGTGCACGGTGTGGCCACCAAGCCGGGGAAGCCGGTGATCCTGGGGGAAGTGGACGGGCGGCCGGTGATCGGGGTGCCCGGTTACCCCGTATCGGCCTACCTGTGTGCTGATTTGTTTGTTAAACCCATCATATACAAAAAGCTTGGTTCCGTCCCGCCCGCCCGCCGGAAAATTGAAGCCACCGTTTCCCGCAAGCTGGTCTCCTCCCTGGGCGTGGAGGAGTTTGTACGGGTTAAACTGGGACAGGTGGGGGACAAGATCATTGCCACACCCATATCCCGGGGAGCGGGCATTATTATGTCCCTGATCCGGGCTGACGGGATTGTGCGGGTGCCCCGGCTTTCCGAGGGTTACGGTGCGGGCCAGGCGGTGCCGGTGGAGCTCCTGCGTCCCCTGGAGGAGATCAAGGAAACCACCGTCATCATCGGCAGCCACGATATCGCCCTGGACGTCCTGGCCAATTACCTGCGCCGCCTTTACCCCCAGGCCAGCCTGTCCAGCGCCCATGTGGGCAGCCTGGCCGGTTTGAACGCCTTGAAAAGGGGAGAGGCCCACTGTGCCGGCACGCACCTTTTGGATGAGGAAACGGGGGAGTACAACGTTTCCTATATTCAGCGGCTGCTGCCGGACAGGGGAGTAGTGCTGGTCAACCTGGTCTACCGGGAGCAGGGGCTGATTGTGGCCAAAGGCAATCCCAAAGGGATCAGGGGGCTGGAGGACCTGGCCCGGCCCGGTGTCACCTTTGTGAACCGGCAGCGGGGGGCGGGTACCCGGGTTTTGCTGGATTACCACTTGAAACAGCTGGGGATCAGCCCGGACCAAATAAACGGTTACGAGCGGGAGGAATACACCCACATGGCCGTGGCGGCGGCCGTGGCCGGCGGGGTGGACGCGGGGTTGGGCATCCGGGCCGCCGCGGTGGCCCTGGGGCTCGACTTCATACCCCTGGCCGAGGAGCGTTACGACCTCTGTATCCCCCGGGAATACTGGGATACACCTTACATCCAGCGTTTGTTGACCGTAATGAACCTGCCGGAGTTCCGGAAAGAGGTACAGGCCCTGGGCGGCTACGACCTGCGGGACTGCGGCAAGGTCATGTGGGAACAGAAGTAA
- the larB gene encoding nickel pincer cofactor biosynthesis protein LarB — MTKDELRLLLEDVQSGRLEVDAALDRLKTLPYEDLGFAKVDHHRALRKGFPEVVFCQGKTTDQVVEIVQRLCGGNRTVLATRAGREVYEAVRAVFSDAVYSELARTIVVYRGERPQPKGKVLVMSAGTADLPVAEEAAVTAEVMGNHVRRCYDVGVAGIHRLLDKLEMIRWAQVIIVVAGMEGALASVVAGLAEQPVIAVPTSVGYGANFHGLAALLTMLNSCASGIGVVNIDNGFGAAALASAITRMMVGSE; from the coding sequence ATGACTAAAGATGAATTACGTCTATTGCTTGAGGATGTGCAGAGCGGCCGCCTGGAAGTGGATGCGGCTTTAGACAGGCTCAAGACGCTGCCCTATGAAGACCTCGGGTTTGCCAAGGTGGATCACCACCGGGCCCTGCGCAAGGGTTTCCCGGAAGTGGTTTTCTGCCAGGGCAAAACCACGGATCAAGTAGTGGAGATTGTGCAGAGGCTTTGCGGGGGCAACCGGACCGTTCTGGCCACCCGGGCCGGCCGGGAGGTTTACGAGGCAGTACGGGCTGTTTTCAGCGACGCCGTTTATTCGGAACTGGCGCGCACTATTGTGGTGTACCGCGGGGAGCGCCCGCAGCCAAAGGGTAAAGTGCTGGTGATGTCGGCGGGGACCGCCGATCTTCCGGTGGCCGAGGAAGCGGCCGTGACTGCCGAAGTGATGGGCAACCATGTGCGCCGGTGTTACGATGTGGGAGTGGCCGGCATCCATCGTCTGCTGGACAAACTGGAGATGATCCGGTGGGCGCAGGTAATCATTGTAGTCGCGGGAATGGAGGGGGCCCTGGCCAGTGTGGTGGCGGGGCTGGCGGAGCAGCCGGTTATAGCCGTGCCCACCAGCGTCGGTTACGGGGCCAATTTTCACGGCCTGGCCGCCCTTCTCACCATGCTGAACAGCTGTGCTTCCGGCATTGGTGTGGTCAATATCGATAACGGTTTTGGTGCTGCCGCCCTGGCCAGCGCCATAACCCGCATGATGGTGGGGTCGGAATGA
- the larC gene encoding nickel pincer cofactor biosynthesis protein LarC, which translates to MMKVAYFDCFSGISGDMCLGALIGAGVDFEQLVGELKKLPVEGYRLRLEKVKRNGISAINFFVDVDAHGQPDRHLKDIEEIISQSSLPEEVKEKSKAVFHCLARAEAGVHDTTPERIHFHEVGAVDAIIDVVGTVLGLHLLGVEKVIVSPLPMGRGLIRCMHGLIPSPAPATLEILSERKVPVYGTGVNGELVTPTGAALAATLGDAFGEMPPMTVTRAGYGAGKKTFKHPNLLRVIIGEAQDNCKNTINLALPGGQLHGPPNHHGHN; encoded by the coding sequence ATGATGAAAGTGGCGTACTTTGACTGTTTTTCCGGCATTAGCGGTGACATGTGCCTCGGCGCCTTGATTGGCGCGGGGGTGGATTTCGAACAACTGGTCGGGGAATTAAAAAAGCTGCCGGTGGAAGGTTACCGGTTACGCCTGGAAAAAGTGAAGCGCAATGGAATTTCGGCCATAAACTTCTTTGTAGACGTGGACGCCCACGGCCAGCCGGACAGGCATTTGAAGGATATTGAGGAAATAATTTCCCAAAGCTCCCTGCCCGAAGAGGTGAAAGAGAAAAGCAAAGCGGTATTCCACTGCCTGGCCCGGGCTGAAGCCGGGGTACACGATACAACCCCCGAGCGCATTCACTTTCACGAGGTGGGTGCGGTAGATGCCATCATCGACGTGGTGGGCACCGTGCTCGGGCTGCATCTGCTGGGCGTGGAAAAAGTCATCGTTTCACCCCTGCCCATGGGAAGGGGGCTTATCCGCTGCATGCACGGGCTGATCCCGTCGCCTGCCCCGGCTACGCTGGAGATTCTATCTGAAAGGAAAGTACCGGTCTACGGGACCGGCGTTAACGGTGAACTGGTGACGCCTACGGGGGCCGCCCTGGCGGCCACCCTGGGCGACGCCTTCGGGGAAATGCCCCCCATGACCGTTACCCGGGCTGGTTACGGGGCCGGAAAGAAAACTTTTAAGCACCCCAACCTGCTGCGCGTGATCATCGGAGAGGCTCAGGATAATTGTAAAAATACCATTAACCTTGCCTTACCCGGTGGTCAATTACATGGGCCGCCCAACCACCATGGACATAATTGA
- a CDS encoding ABC transporter ATP-binding protein, which translates to MNNTILEVHNLQFKRGNREILNIDHFALHERETIALIGPNGAGKSTLLQVMALLLKPTRGTVEFRGVPATPRNALAIRRRVAVVFQEPLLLNTTVYENVAAGLKLRGVPRKEIENRVSLWLERLGIAHLAGRRSHQLSGGEAQRVSLARAFALEPEVLFLDEPFSALDFPTRLSLLNKLDRLLKDTGIAAIFVTHDFSEVPYLTDRIAVLKDGRMVKTGTFEEIFKVKPRRENYITSLYRVFESDAAE; encoded by the coding sequence GTGAACAACACCATCTTAGAAGTGCACAATCTACAGTTCAAACGGGGAAACCGGGAAATTTTAAATATCGATCATTTTGCCCTTCATGAGAGGGAAACCATCGCCCTGATCGGGCCAAATGGAGCCGGCAAAAGCACCCTGTTGCAGGTAATGGCCCTTTTATTAAAACCAACCCGCGGAACCGTGGAATTCCGGGGCGTACCGGCCACCCCCCGAAACGCCCTGGCCATTCGTCGGCGCGTGGCCGTGGTGTTCCAGGAACCGCTTCTTTTAAATACCACGGTCTATGAGAACGTGGCGGCCGGGTTGAAGTTACGGGGAGTTCCCAGAAAGGAAATAGAAAATAGAGTAAGCCTCTGGTTGGAGCGGCTGGGCATCGCCCACCTGGCCGGGCGCCGTTCCCACCAGCTCTCGGGGGGAGAAGCCCAGAGGGTCAGCCTGGCCAGGGCCTTTGCCCTGGAACCGGAAGTGTTGTTTCTGGACGAACCCTTTTCCGCCCTGGACTTCCCCACCCGCTTATCCCTTCTCAATAAACTGGACAGGCTTTTAAAAGACACGGGGATAGCTGCTATTTTTGTAACCCATGATTTTTCGGAGGTGCCCTATCTCACCGACCGCATAGCCGTGCTTAAGGACGGCCGCATGGTAAAAACGGGCACCTTTGAGGAAATATTTAAAGTAAAACCCCGCCGGGAAAACTACATTACTTCCCTTTACCGGGTTTTTGAAAGCGACGCGGCAGAGTAA
- a CDS encoding substrate-binding domain-containing protein, with the protein MLKRILTPVLTLLLALMLIAGCSSNTAQKEAKQGQPAREKPQKQDVILATTTSTQDSGLLDVLIPEFEKKTGYKVKTIAVGTGQALEMGKKGETDVLLVHAPKAEKELVDSGVCINYRLVMHNDFVVVGPENDPAGIKSAQNTVQAFKKIAQTQNIFISRGDESGTHKKEIDIWKAAGITPGGKWYQEAGTGMGNTLNIASEKGGYTLSDRATYLANQKHLKLKILYGGDRTLLNIYHVMQVNPEKFGKVNAEGAEAFVDFMISPETQQIIGKFGVDKYGQPLFFPDAGKKEEELGK; encoded by the coding sequence ATGCTCAAGCGAATACTTACCCCTGTATTAACCCTTCTCCTTGCGCTCATGCTTATTGCAGGCTGCTCTTCCAATACTGCACAGAAAGAAGCAAAACAAGGACAGCCGGCCCGGGAAAAACCGCAAAAACAGGACGTAATTCTGGCCACCACCACCAGCACCCAGGACAGCGGTCTCCTGGATGTACTTATTCCCGAATTTGAAAAGAAAACCGGTTATAAAGTGAAAACCATTGCCGTGGGAACGGGACAGGCCCTGGAAATGGGCAAAAAAGGTGAAACGGACGTGCTGCTGGTGCACGCCCCCAAAGCGGAAAAGGAACTGGTGGACAGCGGCGTTTGCATCAACTACCGGCTGGTAATGCACAACGACTTTGTGGTGGTCGGCCCGGAAAATGACCCGGCCGGAATCAAGTCGGCCCAAAACACCGTGCAAGCCTTTAAGAAAATCGCCCAAACCCAAAATATTTTCATTTCCCGCGGGGATGAATCGGGCACCCACAAAAAAGAAATAGACATCTGGAAAGCAGCCGGCATTACCCCCGGCGGCAAATGGTACCAGGAAGCCGGTACGGGCATGGGCAATACTCTAAACATTGCCTCGGAAAAGGGAGGCTATACCCTCAGTGACCGGGCCACCTACCTGGCCAACCAGAAACACCTGAAGTTAAAGATTTTATACGGAGGAGATAGAACCTTGCTGAACATCTATCACGTGATGCAGGTCAACCCGGAAAAATTCGGCAAGGTTAACGCCGAGGGAGCAGAGGCTTTTGTTGACTTCATGATTTCACCTGAAACCCAGCAGATCATCGGTAAGTTCGGGGTAGACAAGTACGGCCAGCCGTTATTCTTCCCCGATGCCGGTAAAAAGGAAGAAGAACTGGGGAAGTAA
- a CDS encoding long-chain-fatty-acid--CoA ligase — protein sequence MARQATLPWLRFYEEGVPPTLEYPDKTMPELLERAAVDWPDRTAIIFAGVEINYRTLAGMVHRFAASLADLGVKKGDRVALMSPNCPQYVVGYMAIQKIGAVVVQVNPMYTERELEHLLVDSGAEVIIAYDALYPRLKCLRGATPLKHVILFSLGQPQCAADPDVLQAEKMMAGAPPSPPVVKINPVEDLAVLQYTGGTTGIPKGAMLTHRNVVANALQMVAWFAGCQYGQERVLSVLPFFHVYGMTVAMNFAVVIAATQIILPRFEINQVLECINAYRPTLFPGVPTMYVAFNNHPEVKKYDVRSIKYCISGSAPLPVEVAEKFEELTGGYLVEGYGLSETSPVTHCNPLRGKRKVGSIGLPLPDTLCKIVDPETGDRELPPGEAGELCIKGPQVMKGYWNMPGETAHALRDGWVYTGDIARMDEEGYFYIVDRKKDMIIAGGFNIYPREVEEVLFEHPKVLEAVVAGIPDPYRGETVKAFVVLKQGEKATEQELIQYCRGKLAAYKVPRQVEFRDSLPKTVVGKVLRRCLREEALARQKK from the coding sequence ATGGCCCGGCAAGCTACACTACCCTGGCTGCGCTTTTATGAGGAAGGCGTGCCCCCAACCCTGGAATATCCGGATAAGACCATGCCCGAGTTGCTGGAACGCGCGGCAGTCGATTGGCCTGACCGGACAGCCATCATTTTCGCCGGTGTGGAGATCAACTACCGCACCCTGGCGGGTATGGTACACCGGTTTGCCGCTTCTCTGGCGGATCTGGGCGTCAAAAAGGGTGACCGGGTAGCCCTCATGTCGCCCAACTGCCCCCAGTATGTGGTCGGCTACATGGCCATTCAGAAAATCGGGGCGGTGGTGGTGCAGGTAAACCCCATGTACACCGAGCGGGAACTGGAGCATCTTCTGGTGGATTCAGGGGCTGAAGTAATCATTGCCTATGACGCCCTTTATCCTCGCCTTAAGTGTCTCCGGGGAGCGACTCCCTTAAAACACGTAATTTTATTTAGCCTGGGCCAGCCGCAGTGCGCGGCCGATCCGGATGTCCTGCAGGCGGAAAAAATGATGGCCGGTGCCCCGCCCAGTCCGCCGGTGGTAAAGATCAATCCCGTGGAGGATCTGGCGGTACTGCAATATACCGGCGGCACCACCGGCATACCCAAAGGGGCCATGCTTACCCACCGCAATGTGGTGGCCAACGCCCTGCAGATGGTGGCCTGGTTTGCCGGCTGTCAGTACGGGCAGGAGCGGGTACTTTCGGTGCTTCCCTTTTTCCACGTCTACGGTATGACCGTGGCCATGAATTTTGCGGTGGTTATTGCGGCCACCCAGATCATTTTGCCCCGCTTTGAAATAAACCAGGTTCTTGAGTGTATCAATGCCTACCGGCCCACCCTTTTTCCCGGCGTTCCCACCATGTACGTGGCCTTTAACAACCACCCCGAGGTTAAAAAGTATGACGTACGTTCCATCAAGTATTGCATCAGCGGCTCGGCGCCTTTGCCCGTGGAGGTGGCGGAAAAGTTTGAAGAACTAACCGGCGGTTACCTGGTGGAGGGCTACGGCCTTTCGGAAACCTCCCCGGTGACCCATTGCAACCCCCTGCGGGGAAAACGCAAGGTGGGTAGCATCGGCCTGCCCCTGCCGGATACCCTGTGCAAGATCGTGGACCCGGAAACAGGTGATCGGGAGTTGCCTCCAGGGGAAGCCGGTGAGCTTTGTATCAAGGGACCCCAGGTGATGAAGGGTTACTGGAATATGCCCGGGGAGACGGCCCATGCCCTGCGGGACGGCTGGGTTTATACCGGGGACATAGCCAGGATGGACGAAGAAGGCTATTTCTATATTGTGGATCGCAAGAAGGACATGATTATTGCGGGCGGATTTAATATCTATCCGCGGGAGGTTGAAGAAGTTTTGTTTGAACATCCCAAGGTGCTTGAGGCAGTGGTGGCCGGGATACCCGACCCCTACCGGGGAGAAACGGTGAAAGCCTTTGTAGTTTTAAAACAGGGGGAGAAGGCTACGGAACAGGAACTGATCCAGTATTGCCGCGGTAAGCTGGCGGCCTACAAGGTGCCGCGGCAGGTAGAATTCAGGGACAGCTTGCCTAAGACCGTTGTGGGTAAGGTGTTGCGCCGTTGCCTGCGGGAGGAGGCACTGGCCAGACAGAAGAAATAG
- a CDS encoding 4Fe-4S binding protein, with the protein MAEAKKQQKEVVITLNGVELVIPPGARVKDVAAAAGVEIPALKVDPEKCKGCQMCTKACETGAISGNKKEPHSIDQALCIRCGECLAKCKLGAIVPA; encoded by the coding sequence ATGGCCGAAGCCAAAAAACAACAAAAAGAAGTGGTTATTACTTTAAACGGCGTGGAGCTTGTAATACCGCCGGGGGCCAGAGTAAAAGATGTGGCCGCGGCCGCCGGGGTCGAAATTCCTGCCCTAAAAGTGGACCCGGAAAAATGTAAGGGCTGCCAGATGTGCACTAAAGCCTGTGAAACGGGCGCCATTTCGGGCAACAAAAAGGAGCCCCATTCCATTGACCAGGCCCTGTGTATCCGCTGCGGTGAATGTCTGGCAAAGTGCAAGCTGGGAGCCATTGTTCCTGCTTAA
- the fdhD gene encoding formate dehydrogenase accessory sulfurtransferase FdhD, whose product MAVPETTTVMVKKVTGDRMVTVEDEVAREVPVTLFLNDEELVTLVCSPGNLEELAVGFLCSEGILQRRTDLKDIFIRPEEGLIWVETSGPVPTRQHFLKRYITTCCGRGRSSFYFVNDARGISPVTSPLVVRAGAILEFSRELEENAALFQTTGGTHSAALYSGSQRLLLYEDIGRHNAVDKIFGRAFLDGMELKDKLLVFSGRVSSEILVKVARMGIPILIARGAPTDLALEMASEMGITVVGFARGERLNIYTHGERIILP is encoded by the coding sequence ATGGCCGTACCTGAAACCACCACCGTCATGGTGAAAAAAGTAACCGGCGACCGTATGGTGACCGTTGAAGATGAAGTGGCAAGGGAAGTCCCGGTTACTTTATTTTTAAACGACGAGGAACTGGTTACCCTGGTCTGTTCCCCCGGCAACCTGGAAGAACTGGCGGTGGGTTTCCTCTGTTCCGAAGGCATCCTCCAGAGGCGCACGGACTTAAAGGATATCTTTATCCGGCCCGAGGAAGGACTGATCTGGGTGGAAACTTCCGGGCCGGTTCCCACCCGCCAGCATTTTTTAAAGCGTTACATCACCACCTGCTGCGGCCGGGGTCGCTCTTCTTTTTATTTTGTCAATGATGCCCGGGGTATATCACCGGTAACCTCGCCCCTGGTCGTCAGGGCCGGTGCAATACTTGAGTTCAGCCGGGAACTGGAAGAAAATGCCGCTCTGTTTCAAACCACCGGCGGCACCCACAGTGCTGCCCTGTATTCCGGGAGCCAACGCCTGCTGCTTTACGAGGACATCGGCCGTCACAACGCCGTGGATAAAATTTTTGGCCGCGCTTTTCTGGATGGAATGGAATTAAAGGATAAACTTCTGGTTTTCAGCGGCCGCGTTTCTTCGGAAATCCTGGTCAAGGTGGCCCGCATGGGCATCCCCATCCTCATTGCCCGGGGTGCGCCCACGGACCTGGCCCTGGAAATGGCCAGTGAGATGGGCATTACCGTGGTGGGATTTGCCCGGGGGGAGAGGTTGAATATTTATACCCATGGGGAACGTATTATTTTGCCCTAA
- a CDS encoding MogA/MoaB family molybdenum cofactor biosynthesis protein — MWRVGILTASDKGSRGEREDKSAQVIRDMVAGIGGEVVSYRIVPDDLDVLKEILIKMADQEKLDLILTTGGTGFSPRDNTPEATRAVIEREVPGIPEAIRYESLKKTPRAMLSRAVAGIRHQTLIINLPGSAKAVRECLEVILPALSHGLEILTGRSGECGAD; from the coding sequence ATGTGGCGGGTAGGTATTCTCACGGCCAGTGACAAAGGGTCCCGGGGTGAACGGGAGGATAAGAGCGCGCAGGTGATCCGGGATATGGTGGCCGGCATCGGGGGAGAAGTGGTGTCTTACCGTATTGTGCCTGATGACCTGGATGTCTTGAAGGAAATACTCATTAAAATGGCCGACCAGGAGAAGCTGGACTTGATTTTAACCACCGGGGGTACAGGCTTCAGCCCGCGGGATAACACCCCCGAGGCGACCCGGGCGGTTATTGAGCGGGAAGTGCCGGGTATTCCCGAGGCGATACGCTACGAAAGCCTCAAAAAAACGCCCCGGGCCATGCTGAGCCGGGCGGTGGCCGGCATCCGTCACCAAACGCTCATCATCAACCTGCCGGGCAGTGCTAAGGCAGTACGGGAATGCCTGGAGGTAATATTGCCGGCCCTTTCCCACGGGTTGGAAATATTGACCGGTCGGAGTGGGGAGTGCGGGGCGGACTAA
- the groES gene encoding co-chaperone GroES — MRIRPLGERVVVKPLPSEEKTKGGIVLPETAKEKPQEGEVVAVGPGRLLENGTRVPIDLKVGDRVLFSKYAGNEVKIDDEEYLIMREADILGVIEK; from the coding sequence GTGAGGATTAGACCATTAGGTGAACGGGTGGTTGTCAAGCCGCTGCCCAGCGAGGAGAAGACCAAGGGGGGCATTGTGCTGCCTGAAACCGCCAAGGAAAAGCCCCAGGAGGGGGAAGTGGTGGCGGTAGGTCCCGGCCGCCTGCTGGAAAATGGCACCCGTGTACCTATTGATCTCAAAGTCGGGGACAGGGTTTTGTTCTCCAAGTATGCCGGTAACGAGGTCAAGATAGATGATGAAGAATATCTGATCATGCGCGAAGCCGACATCCTTGGGGTTATTGAAAAGTAA
- the groL gene encoding chaperonin GroEL (60 kDa chaperone family; promotes refolding of misfolded polypeptides especially under stressful conditions; forms two stacked rings of heptamers to form a barrel-shaped 14mer; ends can be capped by GroES; misfolded proteins enter the barrel where they are refolded when GroES binds), translated as MAGKEIIFREEARRALERGVNALAEAVRVTLGPKGRNVVLEKKFGSPMITNDGVTIAREIELTDPFENMGAQLVKEVATKTNDVAGDGTTTATVLAQAIVREGLKNVAAGANPMIVKRGIEKAVEKAVEAIKAAAKPVESKAAIAQVASISANDPSIGELISEAMEKVGKDGVITVEESKGIGTTLEVVEGMNFDRGYISPYMITDTEKMEAILNDPYILITDRKISAVADLLPILERIVQAGKPLLIIAEDVEGEALATLVLNKLRGTLSCVAVKAPGFGDRRKAMLEDIAILTGGTVISEELGLKLDKATIDMLGRASKVRVKKEETIIVGGAGSQDKINARIASIKKQIEETTSDFDREKLQERLAKLAGGVAVIQVGAATETEMKEKKLRIEDALNATRAAVEEGIVSGGGVAYVAAIKALDNIETSSLDEKVGVDIVRRALEEPLRQIANNAGAEGSVVVEKVRALPDGMGFNALTGEYVNMIEAGIVDPAKVTRSALQNAASIAAMILTTETLVAEKPEKEKDTGMGGGMPPM; from the coding sequence TTGGCTGGTAAAGAGATTATTTTCCGGGAAGAAGCACGCCGTGCCCTGGAAAGAGGCGTAAATGCTCTGGCTGAAGCGGTGCGGGTTACCCTGGGACCAAAGGGCCGCAACGTGGTGCTGGAGAAGAAGTTTGGTTCTCCCATGATCACCAACGACGGTGTGACCATTGCCCGGGAAATTGAATTAACCGATCCCTTTGAGAATATGGGCGCCCAGCTGGTTAAAGAAGTAGCCACCAAGACCAATGACGTGGCCGGTGATGGTACCACCACTGCTACTGTGCTGGCCCAGGCCATTGTGCGGGAAGGTCTAAAGAACGTAGCAGCTGGGGCCAACCCGATGATCGTCAAGCGGGGCATTGAAAAGGCGGTAGAAAAAGCCGTAGAGGCAATCAAAGCGGCCGCCAAGCCGGTGGAAAGCAAGGCTGCCATTGCCCAGGTAGCTTCCATTTCGGCCAACGATCCGTCCATCGGCGAATTGATCTCTGAAGCCATGGAAAAGGTGGGCAAGGACGGTGTAATTACCGTCGAGGAATCCAAGGGTATCGGCACCACCCTGGAAGTGGTGGAAGGGATGAACTTCGACCGGGGTTACATATCTCCGTACATGATCACCGATACCGAGAAGATGGAGGCCATTCTCAACGATCCTTACATCCTCATTACCGACCGGAAGATCAGCGCCGTGGCCGATCTGCTGCCCATTCTGGAAAGGATCGTCCAGGCCGGCAAGCCGCTCTTGATCATTGCCGAGGATGTGGAAGGCGAGGCCCTGGCCACCCTGGTGCTGAACAAGCTGCGTGGCACCCTGTCCTGCGTGGCCGTCAAGGCTCCCGGCTTTGGTGACCGGCGCAAGGCCATGCTGGAGGACATCGCCATTCTTACCGGAGGTACTGTAATCAGCGAAGAGCTGGGCTTGAAGCTGGATAAGGCTACCATCGACATGCTCGGCCGGGCCTCCAAGGTACGGGTGAAGAAGGAAGAAACCATCATTGTCGGCGGTGCCGGTTCCCAGGACAAGATTAATGCCCGGATCGCCTCCATCAAGAAGCAAATCGAAGAAACTACCTCCGACTTTGACCGGGAGAAGCTGCAGGAGCGTCTGGCCAAGCTGGCTGGCGGCGTAGCGGTGATCCAGGTTGGCGCAGCCACTGAAACTGAAATGAAGGAGAAGAAGCTGCGTATCGAGGACGCCCTGAACGCCACCCGGGCTGCCGTGGAGGAAGGTATTGTCTCCGGTGGCGGCGTGGCCTATGTGGCAGCCATCAAGGCTTTGGACAATATCGAAACCAGCAGCCTGGATGAAAAAGTCGGTGTGGACATTGTACGCCGGGCCCTGGAAGAACCCCTGCGGCAAATTGCCAACAACGCCGGTGCGGAAGGTTCCGTAGTGGTGGAAAAGGTCAGGGCCCTGCCCGATGGTATGGGCTTCAACGCCTTGACTGGCGAGTATGTGAACATGATTGAAGCCGGTATTGTGGACCCGGCCAAGGTCACCCGGTCTGCCCTGCAGAATGCCGCTTCCATTGCCGCTATGATTCTGACCACTGAAACCCTGGTGGCGGAAAAGCCGGAAAAGGAAAAGGATACCGGCATGGGTGGCGGAATGCCTCCAATGTAA